The Desulfuromonas versatilis genome has a segment encoding these proteins:
- a CDS encoding PilT/PilU family type 4a pilus ATPase, whose protein sequence is MTSSPPARRGPKLGELLVSCQLITQHQLNEARRLQDQSGEKLGSVLVGMDYLTVDLLLESLGRQYSRPTVNLFSTDIPVETLRLIPLEKMKKYGALPLGVSSHRFRVAMVDPNDIAATRELQFILGISVEPLLAPSFQISAALTLLEKMEGKLQAPLLGTDLLKACARRTRVSEVRTARLEELLSRMLQEEASDLLLVAGAPPSIKKNNELVRLPGPFLTPQQVIDYARKLTTEDQLKRFSQDRELDFALTLPELGRFRVNIYRQRSSVSIAVRPIVEEIPSLKKLRLPGWLEEYALKTQGLILITGPNGHGKTTTMAAMVDIINSKSRKNVITIEDPIEYLHRHKSSNVNQREVGLDTESFHVGLRHVLREAPDVIVIGEMRDPESFAIALQAADTGHLVISCVHANNAVLAVNRIIDVFPPEQQRQIRVQMADNMQLIFNQRLVARKDGSGRVLAYEKLTNSYRVKNIIREGKEHQIRALLQQSMEDFRSLDVSLAELCYDGLITVEAALHYCQDESFFKELMRKGRGALSAKPADQTLSKPG, encoded by the coding sequence ATGACGTCTTCACCACCTGCCCGGCGGGGCCCCAAGCTCGGGGAACTGCTGGTCTCCTGCCAGCTGATCACCCAGCATCAATTGAACGAGGCCCGGCGCCTCCAGGATCAGTCGGGGGAGAAACTCGGCTCGGTCCTGGTCGGTATGGATTATCTTACCGTCGACCTCCTGCTCGAATCGCTCGGCAGGCAGTATTCCCGGCCCACCGTCAATCTGTTCTCGACCGACATCCCGGTCGAGACCCTGCGCCTGATCCCCCTGGAGAAAATGAAGAAATACGGGGCCCTGCCCCTGGGAGTCAGCTCCCACCGGTTCCGTGTGGCCATGGTCGACCCCAACGACATCGCCGCGACCCGCGAACTGCAGTTCATACTGGGGATTTCCGTGGAACCCCTGCTGGCCCCGTCGTTTCAGATCTCCGCGGCACTCACTTTGCTGGAAAAGATGGAGGGCAAGCTCCAGGCGCCCCTCCTGGGCACCGATCTGCTAAAGGCCTGTGCCAGAAGGACCAGAGTCAGCGAGGTGCGCACGGCCCGGTTGGAAGAATTGCTCAGCCGCATGCTGCAGGAGGAAGCCTCGGACCTGTTGCTGGTGGCCGGCGCCCCGCCGAGCATCAAGAAAAACAACGAGCTGGTCCGCCTGCCAGGGCCCTTCCTCACACCACAGCAGGTCATTGACTACGCCCGCAAACTGACCACCGAAGACCAGCTCAAACGCTTCTCCCAGGACAGGGAACTCGATTTTGCCCTGACCTTGCCCGAACTTGGGCGGTTCCGGGTCAACATCTACCGCCAGCGCAGCTCGGTTTCCATCGCCGTGCGCCCCATTGTCGAAGAGATCCCCAGCCTGAAAAAGCTCAGGCTGCCGGGGTGGCTGGAGGAATATGCCCTGAAGACCCAGGGGCTGATCCTCATCACCGGCCCCAACGGCCACGGCAAGACCACCACCATGGCGGCCATGGTCGACATCATCAATTCCAAAAGCCGCAAAAACGTCATCACCATCGAAGATCCCATCGAGTACCTGCACCGGCACAAGTCGAGCAACGTCAACCAGCGCGAAGTCGGCCTCGACACCGAATCCTTCCATGTCGGGCTGCGCCATGTGCTGCGCGAGGCCCCCGACGTGATCGTCATCGGCGAGATGCGCGACCCCGAAAGCTTCGCCATCGCCCTGCAGGCGGCCGATACCGGGCACCTGGTGATCAGCTGCGTGCACGCCAACAACGCGGTGCTGGCTGTCAACCGCATCATCGACGTCTTCCCCCCCGAGCAGCAGCGGCAGATCCGGGTCCAGATGGCCGACAACATGCAACTGATCTTCAACCAGCGCCTGGTGGCCCGCAAGGATGGCAGCGGTCGGGTGCTGGCCTACGAGAAGCTCACCAACAGCTACCGGGTGAAAAACATCATTCGCGAGGGCAAAGAGCATCAGATCCGCGCCCTGTTGCAGCAGTCGATGGAAGATTTCCGCTCCCTCGACGTGAGCCTGGCCGAACTCTGCTACGATGGCCTCATCACCGTCGAGGCGGCCCTGCATTACTGCCAGGACGAGAGTTTTTTCAAGGAATTGATGCGCAAGGGGCGCGGCGCGCTTAGCGCCAAACCGGCGGACCAGACCCTTTCCAAACCAGGCTGA
- a CDS encoding S8 family peptidase, translating to MGYVLKKVGGLLIGTYFLLIASALAQEGLPDIGVRTISGGISSGVTGNIKKLDPGKLLPHEESPAVGPAMAIPSRIVVKLKEQLPDTPALALVNSLKTKKPTLQEKFKRHGVLKIRPLITGPAPSIDVSFGRSFKPVNQGDLGLDRIYFLDLPQGRDVRAILEDFSSDPNVVSAEADYPVRAFLTPNDPSLASQWGMTSIAAGQAWNFVTGNPELVVGVVDSGIDYRHEDLSGKVVSGYDFVNGDGDALDDVGHGTHIAGVIGAQTNNGKGVAGLNWQVSFLPVKVLGANQMGSTSALTQGIYYAVNNGAKVINLSVGSLANPSYLLAAVNFAHSKGCLLVAAIGNGGGNILEYPAAYPKVLAVGATDRNDVRVANSTWGSNFGSHIDLVAPGQGILSTIPGNRYQAWDGTSMAAPHVAGVAALVWSANPSLTNDQVADILIKTADDQVGNPTEDVPGWDPYYGWGRLNALRAVEMALQAGGGPAEPANSPPRFTSAPVTAATQGQGYSYSVAVTDPDAGQTLTIAGTYPSWLTLADRGNGTATLAGTPGNAQVGSHPISLKVTDAGGLSATQNFSIAVANVNDPPSFVSTPVISARQGTAYRYALRAADVDAGDKLTISGTYPAWLALTDNGDGTATLGGTPGNAQVGNHSINLKVTDAGGLSATQAFIITVANLNDPPTFSSSPVLSAQQGTAYSYAVKGADVDTGDSLTITGTYPAWLTLTDHGNGSATLSGTPDNGQVGNHPVGLKVTDGGGLSATQNFSILVSNLNDAPVFTSTPVTSAEQGKAYTYTVKASDPDAGDKLTFSGSYPSWLTLTDNGDGTAILAGAAGVEAVGEHSVSLTVDDPGGLAASQSFTLSVTAAPVQLAILACPPAGEGAACVVREDGGDASSNLDVSNGKPRIDIRFRFQVLLSDPSGAPPPQIVLVLNGYVYPMNLLSGDAGHGATYAYTTWLGPAPVCNYHFEARDDAGTLIFRYPTAGELAGPAVRLVRGANLVGLPGALEGANLAAAQALGTANAYRWDSEGLSSTGNRGAFVLVDSSGPVRSGEGYLVQQAEVGTTLPPVDGVPEITASEFALALKPGWNIISIPYGGPVRLADIKVQRGGAPPVSWAEAISERWLPNVFYYLKGSDYGNNYGYLATYQGPDVALVPWLGYWLYLSRSDADYRLIISRPGL from the coding sequence ATGGGATATGTTTTGAAAAAGGTAGGTGGACTACTGATTGGCACGTATTTTCTCCTGATTGCTTCGGCGCTGGCCCAGGAAGGGCTACCTGATATAGGCGTTCGAACTATTTCAGGTGGAATTTCTTCTGGGGTGACGGGGAACATAAAAAAGCTTGATCCCGGAAAATTACTCCCTCATGAAGAGTCACCAGCAGTGGGCCCCGCTATGGCAATACCCAGTCGGATTGTGGTTAAACTGAAGGAACAATTACCCGATACCCCCGCTTTGGCACTTGTAAACTCCCTGAAAACGAAAAAGCCCACCTTGCAGGAGAAGTTTAAACGTCATGGTGTTTTAAAAATTCGCCCTCTTATCACCGGACCAGCCCCTTCGATCGATGTATCTTTTGGCCGTTCATTCAAGCCGGTGAATCAAGGGGATTTGGGTTTAGACCGGATATATTTTTTGGATCTTCCCCAAGGAAGGGACGTGCGAGCGATTCTGGAGGATTTTTCTTCGGACCCGAATGTAGTTTCCGCCGAAGCCGATTATCCCGTGAGAGCTTTTTTGACCCCCAACGATCCAAGTTTGGCTTCCCAATGGGGGATGACGAGTATTGCCGCAGGCCAGGCGTGGAATTTTGTGACGGGCAATCCAGAATTGGTTGTTGGGGTGGTGGATTCCGGTATCGACTATAGGCATGAGGACTTAAGCGGCAAAGTTGTTTCGGGATATGATTTTGTAAACGGAGATGGCGATGCACTGGACGACGTCGGTCATGGTACCCACATCGCTGGTGTTATTGGGGCCCAAACAAATAACGGCAAAGGGGTCGCCGGCCTCAACTGGCAGGTGAGTTTTCTGCCGGTTAAGGTGCTAGGTGCCAATCAAATGGGCTCAACCAGTGCCTTGACCCAAGGGATTTATTATGCCGTTAACAATGGCGCCAAGGTGATTAACCTGAGTGTTGGCAGTCTCGCCAACCCTAGTTATCTGCTTGCTGCCGTTAATTTCGCCCACTCCAAGGGATGTCTGCTGGTAGCTGCGATAGGCAACGGGGGCGGGAACATTCTGGAATATCCCGCTGCATATCCAAAGGTGCTCGCAGTTGGGGCGACAGACAGAAATGACGTCCGTGTCGCCAATTCCACCTGGGGTTCCAACTTTGGTTCCCATATCGATCTGGTCGCCCCCGGTCAGGGGATCCTCAGCACCATTCCCGGCAACCGGTACCAAGCCTGGGACGGTACTTCCATGGCCGCGCCCCATGTCGCGGGGGTAGCTGCGCTGGTCTGGTCGGCGAACCCCTCTTTGACCAATGACCAGGTGGCTGACATTTTAATCAAAACCGCCGATGACCAGGTGGGCAATCCAACTGAGGACGTGCCGGGTTGGGACCCCTATTATGGCTGGGGCAGGCTCAATGCGCTGCGGGCGGTGGAAATGGCGCTGCAGGCCGGCGGGGGGCCTGCTGAACCCGCAAACAGTCCTCCCCGGTTTACCAGCGCTCCGGTTACCGCCGCCACCCAGGGGCAAGGTTACAGTTATTCGGTTGCCGTCACCGATCCCGACGCCGGACAAACACTGACCATTGCCGGTACCTATCCCTCCTGGTTGACCCTGGCTGACCGCGGCAACGGCACCGCCACCCTGGCCGGCACCCCGGGCAATGCCCAGGTCGGCAGTCACCCCATCAGCCTCAAGGTTACCGACGCCGGCGGGCTGTCGGCGACCCAGAATTTTTCCATAGCGGTGGCCAACGTCAATGACCCACCCAGCTTTGTCAGTACCCCGGTGATCTCGGCCCGGCAGGGCACCGCTTACCGGTATGCCCTCCGGGCTGCCGATGTTGACGCCGGAGACAAACTGACCATCAGTGGCACCTATCCCGCTTGGCTGGCCTTGACCGACAACGGCGACGGAACGGCCACACTCGGCGGTACGCCCGGCAACGCCCAGGTGGGCAACCATTCCATCAACCTCAAGGTCACCGACGCGGGCGGGCTGTCGGCGACCCAGGCATTCATCATCACCGTAGCGAACCTCAACGATCCTCCGACGTTCTCCAGTTCGCCGGTCCTTTCGGCCCAGCAGGGCACCGCTTACAGCTACGCCGTCAAGGGAGCGGATGTCGATACCGGGGACAGTCTGACCATCACCGGAACCTATCCGGCCTGGCTGACGTTGACCGACCATGGCAACGGCTCCGCCACGCTCTCCGGGACTCCGGACAACGGTCAGGTCGGCAACCACCCTGTCGGTCTCAAGGTGACGGACGGCGGCGGGTTGTCGGCGACCCAGAATTTCTCCATATTGGTGTCTAACCTCAACGATGCCCCCGTCTTCACCAGCACCCCGGTAACCTCGGCGGAACAGGGAAAGGCCTACACCTATACCGTCAAAGCGTCCGACCCGGATGCCGGGGACAAGCTGACCTTCTCCGGCAGTTACCCCTCCTGGTTGACCCTGACCGACAACGGGGATGGCACGGCGATCCTGGCGGGCGCTGCCGGCGTCGAGGCTGTTGGGGAACACTCGGTATCGCTGACGGTTGACGACCCGGGTGGACTCGCCGCTAGCCAGTCCTTCACCCTGAGCGTCACCGCCGCACCCGTTCAATTGGCGATTTTGGCTTGCCCGCCCGCCGGGGAGGGGGCGGCTTGCGTGGTGCGCGAAGACGGGGGAGATGCCTCGAGCAATCTCGATGTGAGTAATGGCAAGCCGCGGATCGACATTCGATTCCGCTTCCAGGTGCTGCTCAGCGACCCCTCGGGGGCGCCGCCCCCGCAGATCGTGCTGGTGCTAAACGGCTACGTCTATCCCATGAATCTGCTGTCGGGCGATGCCGGCCACGGGGCGACCTACGCCTACACCACCTGGCTTGGCCCGGCCCCGGTGTGCAATTACCACTTCGAGGCGCGCGACGATGCCGGCACCCTGATTTTCCGTTATCCAACCGCCGGAGAGCTTGCCGGGCCGGCGGTGCGGCTGGTACGGGGCGCCAATCTGGTCGGCTTACCCGGGGCACTGGAGGGTGCCAACCTGGCAGCCGCCCAGGCCCTGGGAACCGCGAATGCCTATCGATGGGATTCCGAGGGGCTGAGTTCGACGGGCAACCGTGGCGCCTTTGTGTTGGTCGATTCATCGGGGCCGGTTCGATCGGGGGAAGGGTACCTTGTCCAGCAGGCCGAGGTCGGAACGACACTGCCGCCGGTGGATGGGGTGCCGGAGATCACCGCGAGCGAGTTTGCCCTTGCCCTCAAGCCGGGTTGGAACATTATCAGCATCCCCTATGGCGGGCCGGTCCGTCTGGCCGATATCAAGGTGCAGCGGGGAGGTGCCCCGCCGGTAAGTTGGGCGGAGGCAATTTCAGAGAGATGGCTGCCCAATGTCTTCTATTATCTCAAGGGGAGCGACTACGGCAACAACTACGGATACCTGGCAACCTACCAGGGGCCGGATGTCGCCCTGGTTCCCTGGCTGGGCTATTGGTTGTACCTTTCCCGCTCGGATGCCGATTATCGGTTGATCATTTCGCGCCCCGGTCTGTAA
- a CDS encoding PEP-CTERM sorting domain-containing protein (PEP-CTERM proteins occur, often in large numbers, in the proteomes of bacteria that also encode an exosortase, a predicted intramembrane cysteine proteinase. The presence of a PEP-CTERM domain at a protein's C-terminus predicts cleavage within the sorting domain, followed by covalent anchoring to some some component of the (usually Gram-negative) cell surface. Many PEP-CTERM proteins exhibit an unusual sequence composition that includes large numbers of potential glycosylation sites. Expression of one such protein has been shown restore the ability of a bacterium to form floc, a type of biofilm.) — MKMRNFLVSVFAAVVMLVGGVVTAEAVFIQQNFGGLVGGVNAGSVLDGILSTTSFINGSAIYDRDLISDFGPSEQVYTGGDLTNFSFSFQGLGSFAAADDIFFDGFSFLPPSLSFDIFPQDDDGTLGPDEDPLVPPIGRLKGFSFLTEFTFNSSLLELTVFDKLWTISEIDSFGFLTDIAFGEFFLPDFGFDLKNAPPVPEPSTILLLGAGLGGLVYLRRRQGKS; from the coding sequence ATGAAGATGCGAAATTTTTTGGTTTCTGTTTTTGCTGCGGTGGTGATGTTGGTAGGCGGAGTGGTAACCGCGGAGGCGGTGTTCATTCAACAGAATTTCGGAGGCTTGGTTGGGGGGGTTAATGCAGGCAGTGTTCTTGATGGAATTTTGAGCACTACTTCTTTTATTAACGGTAGTGCCATTTACGATCGTGACCTTATATCCGATTTTGGGCCTTCCGAGCAAGTGTACACGGGTGGTGATCTTACCAATTTCAGTTTCTCCTTCCAGGGGCTTGGTTCTTTCGCTGCAGCAGATGACATCTTTTTTGACGGATTTTCTTTTTTACCTCCGTCATTAAGTTTCGACATCTTTCCGCAAGATGATGATGGTACCCTAGGTCCAGACGAGGACCCTCTTGTTCCCCCCATCGGTCGTCTGAAAGGGTTTAGCTTTTTGACCGAATTCACTTTTAACTCTTCCCTTCTCGAGTTGACAGTTTTTGATAAATTATGGACCATTTCTGAAATCGACAGCTTTGGCTTCCTTACTGACATTGCGTTTGGTGAATTTTTTCTTCCCGACTTCGGCTTTGACCTGAAAAATGCACCGCCTGTACCCGAACCATCGACCATCCTGTTGCTTGGAGCGGGGCTTGGGGGGTTGGTCTACCTCCGTCGTCGGCAGGGCAAATCGTAG
- a CDS encoding Ig-like domain-containing protein gives MVIAGCGGGGGGGDGAQDPKPPQVLAVFPESNTTDVAEDTLVRAVFSEEIDFPNPAEAFRLEDDHGRSEPGTLVFDSASVTAVFTSAGLLAPDTRYTAILSQGVRDLAGHPLAGEYRWSFTTGPAPTVTANLPAAGETAVAVDTEILVTFSEEIAPATLTLRVLRQFDLAPQSGTLLYDPATRTGTFTPDAPLFVFTAYLVTVDAAVTDLAGNPLKADHTWQFETEPASPPPPF, from the coding sequence ATGGTCATTGCCGGCTGCGGCGGAGGTGGGGGCGGAGGCGACGGGGCCCAGGATCCGAAGCCGCCCCAAGTGCTCGCCGTCTTCCCGGAGTCGAATACCACCGACGTGGCCGAGGATACGCTGGTGAGGGCTGTCTTTAGCGAGGAGATAGACTTCCCGAACCCGGCAGAGGCCTTTCGGTTGGAGGATGACCACGGCCGAAGCGAACCGGGTACCCTTGTCTTTGACTCTGCATCCGTGACGGCGGTATTCACCTCCGCGGGCCTGCTGGCGCCCGACACCCGTTACACGGCAATCCTCAGCCAGGGGGTGCGGGATCTTGCCGGCCATCCCCTGGCCGGGGAATACCGTTGGAGCTTTACTACCGGGCCGGCGCCCACCGTGACGGCAAACCTGCCCGCCGCGGGGGAAACCGCAGTCGCGGTGGACACCGAGATCCTTGTCACCTTCAGCGAAGAGATCGCCCCCGCCACCTTGACCCTGCGGGTCTTGCGGCAGTTCGATCTGGCACCTCAATCCGGTACCCTGCTCTACGACCCTGCCACCCGCACCGGTACTTTTACCCCCGATGCCCCTCTGTTCGTGTTCACGGCCTACCTCGTCACCGTGGACGCCGCGGTCACCGACCTCGCGGGCAACCCTCTGAAGGCCGACCACACCTGGCAATTCGAGACCGAACCCGCCAGCCCGCCGCCGCCGTTTTAG
- a CDS encoding ABC transporter ATP-binding protein produces MIELTSVTKTFNQGRPNEFTAVRDVSLSIEGGKVSVLQGPSGSGKTTLLSLIGCMARPTAGRIRLSYAEQDQMPGGSGFPGGEVTSLPERFLTAIRRHTFGFIFQHFHLVKGVSALENVMLPAYPNGEPYGELKGRAGELLQLFGIAGKAQEKVDWLSGGEIQRVAIARALINDPAVIIADEPTAHLDTQLAEEFVEILAGLKHRGKTIVIASHDPLVYQAPVIDRVVRIRDGRVERQ; encoded by the coding sequence ATGATCGAACTGACGAGCGTCACAAAAACCTTCAACCAGGGCCGCCCCAACGAGTTCACCGCGGTGCGCGATGTCTCGCTGAGCATCGAGGGGGGCAAGGTCAGCGTACTGCAGGGGCCGAGCGGGTCGGGGAAAACCACCCTGCTCAGCCTCATCGGCTGCATGGCGCGACCCACCGCCGGGCGTATCCGCCTGAGCTACGCGGAACAGGACCAGATGCCGGGCGGATCGGGGTTTCCCGGCGGGGAGGTGACCAGCCTGCCCGAGCGATTTCTCACCGCGATCCGCCGCCACACTTTCGGTTTCATCTTCCAACACTTCCACCTGGTCAAGGGGGTAAGCGCCCTCGAGAACGTCATGCTCCCCGCCTACCCCAACGGCGAACCCTATGGGGAACTCAAGGGTCGTGCCGGGGAACTGCTGCAGTTGTTCGGTATCGCCGGCAAGGCTCAGGAGAAGGTTGACTGGCTCTCCGGCGGCGAAATCCAGCGGGTCGCCATCGCCCGCGCCCTGATCAACGACCCGGCGGTAATCATCGCCGACGAGCCGACCGCACACCTCGACACCCAACTGGCCGAGGAGTTCGTGGAAATCCTCGCCGGGCTGAAGCACCGCGGCAAAACCATCGTCATCGCCAGCCACGACCCCCTGGTCTACCAGGCCCCGGTTATCGACCGGGTGGTGCGGATTCGCGATGGACGGGTTGAAAGGCAGTGA
- a CDS encoding DUF309 domain-containing protein: MRPPELLLRAIEEFNAGDYFLAHETLEILWCQERGEIRKLYQGILQVGIGLLHNRRGNYRGAVSLLRRGTGYLEPFGQLCLGIDVADLVNQTRRALAELELLGPERFADFDPKLEPRIHLAKK, encoded by the coding sequence ATGCGCCCCCCCGAATTGCTGTTGCGGGCAATCGAGGAGTTCAATGCCGGAGATTACTTCCTCGCACATGAAACCCTCGAAATTCTCTGGTGTCAGGAGAGGGGCGAGATCCGCAAGCTTTACCAGGGAATCCTGCAGGTCGGCATTGGCTTGCTGCATAACCGGCGGGGCAATTACCGGGGAGCGGTCAGTCTGCTGCGCCGTGGCACGGGGTACCTCGAGCCCTTCGGCCAACTCTGTTTGGGGATCGACGTGGCGGACCTGGTGAACCAAACCCGCCGGGCCTTGGCCGAGCTTGAGTTGCTGGGCCCCGAGCGTTTCGCCGATTTCGATCCGAAGTTGGAACCGCGCATTCATTTGGCTAAAAAATAA
- a CDS encoding c-type cytochrome domain-containing protein, whose protein sequence is MKKVPAGHRLLLIASFLALLTAPAIAADPTWDDVSMILQQRCVVCHQGPAAPKGLRLDSLDGLRAGSEDGPVALPEKPAESELLKRVRGKSLPRMPLTGPPWLNDEEIDLIERWVAAGMPAAAAAAAATPGSAAIETTPEPSTVTSNSPRWSNVAPIFLSRCAKCHSPTGMMGPAPEGFLTTGYAEILASGERARIVPGQPGASEVVRRIKGLSRPRMPFDGPPWLDDDQIDLIEKWIAADAPDDQGQPAPIPVGARVRFEGTLTERWKVDGQPLAVGSGTRLDKDPGVGAHVQVQGIVEQNGTIRATRIRGR, encoded by the coding sequence ATGAAAAAAGTCCCGGCAGGCCATCGATTGCTCCTGATTGCGTCATTTCTCGCTCTCCTGACAGCCCCTGCCATTGCCGCCGATCCCACTTGGGACGACGTTTCCATGATCCTCCAGCAGCGCTGTGTGGTGTGCCACCAGGGGCCGGCCGCTCCCAAGGGCTTGCGCCTCGACAGCCTGGATGGGCTGCGCGCCGGTAGCGAGGACGGTCCGGTCGCCTTGCCGGAAAAGCCGGCGGAGAGCGAGCTGCTGAAACGGGTGCGCGGCAAGAGCCTGCCGCGCATGCCGCTGACCGGGCCGCCCTGGCTGAACGACGAGGAGATCGACCTGATCGAGCGCTGGGTCGCCGCCGGCATGCCTGCCGCTGCCGCCGCCGCTGCAGCGACGCCCGGGTCCGCAGCTATCGAGACCACGCCGGAACCGTCAACCGTAACCAGCAACTCGCCACGCTGGTCGAACGTGGCGCCCATCTTCCTCTCGCGCTGCGCCAAATGCCACAGCCCTACCGGCATGATGGGACCGGCCCCCGAGGGCTTTCTGACCACCGGCTACGCCGAAATCCTCGCCAGCGGCGAACGGGCCCGCATCGTGCCGGGACAGCCCGGCGCCAGCGAGGTGGTGCGGCGCATCAAGGGGCTGTCCCGACCGCGGATGCCCTTTGACGGCCCGCCCTGGCTGGATGATGATCAGATCGATCTGATCGAAAAATGGATCGCCGCCGACGCCCCCGATGACCAGGGACAACCCGCACCCATCCCCGTCGGCGCCCGGGTGCGTTTCGAGGGGACGCTCACCGAAAGGTGGAAGGTCGACGGCCAGCCCCTGGCGGTTGGCAGCGGCACCCGCCTGGACAAGGACCCCGGCGTTGGGGCGCACGTCCAGGTGCAGGGCATCGTGGAGCAAAATGGCACGATTCGCGCGACGCGGATACGGGGGAGATAA
- a CDS encoding ABC transporter permease yields MMWLARQRYLLDFTLSSLLRRKGKNAALVLVYTAVVFALASVMLFTQALLREAQVVLRDAPEIVVQRLAAGRHDPIPIDYAEQIAAIPGVTAVRPKLWGYYFDTVFQANYTLLVDDEFPHGPGNIAIGPGIAKISESEIDNILPFWTDKGELVSFNISEILSAESELVSSDLILLTEEDFRMLFGFPQGAATDLEVRVLNPNEIPVVAGKIRKLLPDTRPIVREEILRTYDAVFSWRSGLLVAILGGALLAFVIFAWDKASGLSAEEKKEIGVLKAIGWETSEVLQMKFWEGTVISLSSFLVGMLLAYWHVFLTDSALFAPVLKGWAILYPQFRLVPFIDPFQVATLFFLTVLPYTVATIIPAWRAATIDPDAVLRS; encoded by the coding sequence ATGATGTGGCTGGCCCGGCAGCGTTATCTGCTCGATTTCACTCTTTCGTCCCTGTTGCGCCGCAAGGGGAAGAACGCGGCTCTGGTTCTGGTCTACACGGCGGTAGTGTTCGCCCTCGCCTCGGTCATGCTCTTTACCCAGGCCCTGCTGCGCGAGGCACAGGTGGTTCTTCGCGATGCCCCCGAGATCGTCGTTCAACGACTCGCCGCCGGCCGCCACGATCCGATCCCCATCGACTATGCCGAGCAAATCGCCGCCATCCCAGGGGTAACCGCCGTCCGCCCCAAACTCTGGGGCTACTATTTCGACACGGTATTCCAGGCCAACTACACCCTGCTGGTGGACGACGAATTTCCCCACGGTCCGGGCAACATCGCCATCGGCCCCGGCATCGCCAAAATCAGCGAGTCGGAAATTGACAACATCCTGCCCTTCTGGACCGACAAGGGGGAGCTGGTCAGCTTCAACATCAGCGAGATCCTCAGCGCCGAATCCGAGCTGGTCAGCAGCGACCTGATCCTGCTTACAGAGGAGGATTTCCGCATGCTCTTCGGCTTTCCCCAGGGGGCTGCCACCGACCTGGAGGTCAGGGTGCTCAATCCCAACGAAATCCCAGTGGTAGCCGGCAAGATCCGCAAGCTGCTGCCTGACACCCGGCCGATCGTCCGTGAAGAAATCCTGCGCACCTACGACGCGGTCTTCAGCTGGCGCAGCGGACTATTGGTGGCGATCCTGGGCGGGGCGCTGCTGGCCTTCGTCATCTTCGCCTGGGACAAGGCCTCGGGTCTCTCGGCCGAGGAGAAAAAAGAGATCGGCGTGCTCAAGGCCATCGGCTGGGAAACCTCGGAAGTTCTGCAGATGAAATTCTGGGAGGGGACGGTGATCTCGCTAAGTTCGTTTCTGGTCGGGATGCTGCTGGCCTACTGGCACGTGTTCCTTACCGACTCGGCCCTGTTCGCCCCCGTGCTCAAGGGCTGGGCGATCCTCTACCCCCAATTTCGCCTGGTACCGTTCATAGACCCCTTTCAGGTGGCGACCCTGTTCTTTCTCACCGTACTCCCCTATACCGTCGCCACCATCATTCCAGCCTGGCGGGCGGCGACCATCGACCCGGACGCGGTGCTGCGGAGTTGA
- a CDS encoding DUF2959 domain-containing protein produces the protein MNLRRFQAPARILAWLLSLTFLTGCQTAYYHTMEKFGVHKRDILVDRVEEARDSQQEAKEQFRSALQRFNEVLGVQSGALEEQYNKLKAELDRSEAKADAVRSRIDDVEDVAGALFDEWKDELEQYSNASLRRDSQAKLERTRRQYGQLIGAMKRAEERIDPVLSAFRDQVLYLKHNLNAQAIASLKGELKSIEGDIGSLIREMERSISEADSFISAMARD, from the coding sequence ATGAACCTCCGGAGATTCCAGGCGCCGGCCAGGATTCTTGCGTGGCTGCTGAGCTTGACGTTTCTCACCGGTTGTCAGACGGCCTATTACCATACCATGGAGAAGTTCGGGGTCCACAAGCGCGACATCTTGGTCGATCGCGTCGAAGAGGCCAGGGATTCGCAGCAGGAAGCCAAGGAACAGTTCAGATCGGCCTTGCAGCGCTTTAACGAAGTGCTAGGGGTTCAGAGCGGCGCTCTCGAGGAGCAGTACAACAAGTTGAAAGCAGAACTCGATCGCAGCGAGGCCAAGGCCGACGCGGTGCGCAGCCGCATCGACGACGTCGAGGACGTGGCCGGGGCGCTGTTCGATGAGTGGAAGGATGAACTCGAGCAGTACTCCAACGCCAGCCTACGCCGCGACAGCCAAGCCAAGCTCGAGCGTACGCGGCGCCAGTACGGCCAGCTGATCGGCGCCATGAAGCGGGCCGAGGAGCGTATCGACCCTGTTCTCTCGGCTTTTCGCGACCAGGTTCTGTATCTCAAGCATAACCTCAATGCCCAGGCTATCGCGTCGTTGAAGGGAGAGCTGAAATCCATCGAGGGGGATATCGGGTCGCTGATCCGGGAGATGGAGCGTTCCATCAGCGAGGCTGATTCGTTCATTTCGGCGATGGCCAGGGACTAA